The DNA segment ACTATTCCAAGGCCGGAGTCTCCTTGACAGAAGGCGGAGAGAAGGTCGGCTCAAGCATGATGCGAAACAGCCGGTTGCTTGAGGTGCTAATGGACAGCGCGCTAAAGGTGGAAATAGACGAGGAGATGGTCTGCGGAATCGAGCACCACATGAACAGGCAGTTCACCGACGCGCTGTGCACGATGCTAAAGCACCCAAGAAAGTGCCCGCACGATCACGAGATCCCGCGCGGCGCATGCTGCACCAACTAACCTGGGCACAGGTGTCTTTGGAGCATCAGATGTGTAATAGTTATTAGTAAGAAATGCCTTACCATATGGTAAGGAAATGTCAGAGATCAGTGTGGGTTCCATGACCAGCAAGGGCCAGATAACAGTCCCAAAGGAGATCAGGGACAGATTGGATCTAAGTGAGGGAGACAAGGTAATTTTTGTCATCGAGGATGGGCAGGCGACAATAAGAAAGGCACCTAGTGAGAAATTCTCTGAGATTCTGCGCAGGCAAAAGCCGTGGAGCGAGCATAGCGTCAGATTCCAAAAAAGAGTACGCAAAGAATGGCAATAACAGCACTGATTGATACAAACATCATACTAAACGCAAAAAATGACAGGGAGCCGCACTCTGCATATTCTTTGCAGTTATTGGATGCAGTCGAGGACGGCCTAGTGTATGGGGTGATATCGGTAATCTCGGTGGCAGAATTGTGCACCGGGTATTATTCCCAAGGAGACATGAAGGGCAAGGAGGAGCTGCTTGCTCATTTGGTATCAAGTAGGAATTTTGCCGTAGTGGATCTAAGCTTGGAAATATCTGATGCGGCAGCAAGGATTCGTGCAGATACTGGCCTCAGACTGCCAGATGCCATAATAATTGCCACGGGATTGGCAAAAAATGCGCAATATCTGGTAACAAATGACAAGGAGTTAAAGAAGGCAAGCCGTTATCTAAAAGTCGTATCTCCAAAGGAACTGTTAAGCAACAAAGGTAAGAAATAGACAATGTTACACCGGCGCGTATCGATTATATCATACCAAACCACACACCATCCATGGCATGTTTTTGCGGCTGTGAAACGTACGTAAAGGATCCGTACGGCTTCAAGGTAGGATGCGTCAAGTGCACGCACGGCCCGCAGAATCACGAAGAAGAGTTCAGATCAGCTGCAAGAAAGAACGAGTCGCAAAGCCAAAAGCGCGACGTCGATTTTGGATGATTACTCCCCGATTATCTTTACAAGCACTCTTTTTGGTCGCATCCCGTCAAACTCTCCGTAGAATATCTGCTCCCACGGCCCAAAGTCCAGATCCCCGTCCGTGATTGCAACCACAACCTCGCGCCCCATTATCTGGCGCTTTAGGTGCGCGTCTGCGTTGTCCTCGCCGGTCTTGTTGTGATCATACTGCTCTGTCGGCTCGTGAGGCGCCAGAGTTTCAAGCCACGCAGCATAATCCCTGTGCAGCCCCGACTCGTTGTCGTTTATGAAGACGCTTGCCGTGATGTGCATCGCATTTACAAGGCAGAGCCCCTCCCTGATCCCGCTTTTTTTGACAAGCTGCCTTATTTGCGGAGTCAGATTCAAAAAAGCAACCCGAGTCTTTGTGTTGAATGTGAGATGTTCCGTTAGCGACTTCATGACCATCTAGACAATTCCTGAACGGATATAAAACTAAAACCCGTGTTAACATCAGTCTTTTCCATATGCCGATTTATGATCGCAGACTCGCAGTAAAATTATCGTGTTCTGCTGATAATCCACATCGAAGATGATTCGATCTCCTTTGTTTAGATGGTATGAGAAAGTTTTCATTGATTTTTTAGTCGCCAAGATCTGCAGGATTTTCACTGGAAGCTAACTCACGTATGCCATCGTCAACCAGTAATTGGCGTACATGTCCAAGACGTCCATATTGCTTTAAGAATGTGGGTCTTTTGTCAATTCGCCACAATGTCACTTGTTGGCGTGCAGATCGCGGATCAGATCTTCGACATCGTTGTAGATTTTTCCTTTTTCTGTTCTCGCTTTTTTGATGTCTGCTATTTCCTCGTCAGATAGTGGCGGAGACTCGACTTTGGTTTTAGACATTGTCCAATATGCGTCTCTCCCATAATTAACGATTTATGAATTCATATTTACAATGAGGCTCAGAACTCAAGATCCATTTCATCAAATCAAAGGGATAGTCTCATCAACGCCTACGAATAGTAACTGGCAGAAGGGAATTTAAAATTAAGCGCAAAAACGGACGGGCCGAACCAAAAGACCGGGACACCACAGTCAGATCAACCAAATGGCAGAATATTCACAAGAAGCTTGATAAAAGGTGTAAAGCCAATTAAGAGAAATGGTTGCAATAGACGTACCTGCCTCGTTGGAAAGCTTTAGGCGATTCGTTATAGCCAGCACCTGCAGCTCATACATACCAAGAAGCTACATCGAGGACGAGGAAGTATTCCCAGAGCGCGAAGAGTCCCTTGGCTCAATATACGTCGAGGCAGCCGACAAGGTTACACTCAAAAAGGTCCGGGACATCACGTTTGTCAATGCGCGCGACGTGCTTGGAATAATTTACAACTCCAAGAGCGGCAACACTGCCTTAAAGTGGAGACAGCTTAGAAGAAAGGGAGGAAAGGTGACAGGAGAGGCATCCCCCAACTCGCTTGTCAATCTGTCAGAGGGCGGCGTGATAACCCCCGAATGGGTCGACCAATACCTCAAAAAGAAGAACTTAGAACATAGCTCCGCATAGAGACTACGGGTCCTGCGATTTTTAATGATCACAAAAACCATTGACGATTCGACGATATCATTTCTTGTAGAAGAGCCCGACGAC comes from the Candidatus Nitrosotenuis cloacae genome and includes:
- a CDS encoding AbrB/MazE/SpoVT family DNA-binding domain-containing protein; protein product: MSEISVGSMTSKGQITVPKEIRDRLDLSEGDKVIFVIEDGQATIRKAPSEKFSEILRRQKPWSEHSVRFQKRVRKEWQ
- a CDS encoding secondary thiamine-phosphate synthase enzyme YjbQ is translated as MKSLTEHLTFNTKTRVAFLNLTPQIRQLVKKSGIREGLCLVNAMHITASVFINDNESGLHRDYAAWLETLAPHEPTEQYDHNKTGEDNADAHLKRQIMGREVVVAITDGDLDFGPWEQIFYGEFDGMRPKRVLVKIIGE
- a CDS encoding type II toxin-antitoxin system VapC family toxin yields the protein MAITALIDTNIILNAKNDREPHSAYSLQLLDAVEDGLVYGVISVISVAELCTGYYSQGDMKGKEELLAHLVSSRNFAVVDLSLEISDAAARIRADTGLRLPDAIIIATGLAKNAQYLVTNDKELKKASRYLKVVSPKELLSNKGKK
- a CDS encoding metal-dependent transcriptional regulator; its protein translation is MTDSNDEVLFVGTAEAEHVEMYLKAIWHIKEKGEPVKISTIAKMLNVRQPSVVQMLKKLNEKDLVNYSKAGVSLTEGGEKVGSSMMRNSRLLEVLMDSALKVEIDEEMVCGIEHHMNRQFTDALCTMLKHPRKCPHDHEIPRGACCTN